Proteins from a genomic interval of uncultured Desulfuromusa sp.:
- a CDS encoding diacylglycerol kinase: MQKNVGIKRIILAAGYSALGMKAAFQHEAAFRQELLFSLVLIPLAFWLDVEPLQRILMVGSLFLVMIVELLNSAIEAVVDRIGPEKHELSGRAKDLGSAAVLVSLILTAYIWGETLWTLWSK, translated from the coding sequence ATGCAAAAGAATGTCGGCATTAAACGTATTATCCTCGCGGCTGGTTATTCCGCTCTAGGGATGAAAGCAGCTTTTCAGCATGAGGCGGCCTTTCGGCAGGAATTACTTTTCTCTCTGGTCCTTATCCCTTTGGCTTTTTGGCTGGACGTAGAGCCGTTACAAAGGATCTTGATGGTTGGAAGCCTGTTTCTGGTTATGATTGTCGAATTGCTCAATTCAGCAATCGAAGCCGTCGTAGATCGCATCGGCCCGGAAAAACATGAGTTGTCGGGACGGGCGAAAGACCTCGGTTCCGCAGCAGTCCTCGTGAGCCTGATACTGACCGCCTATATTTGGGGAGAAACTTTGTGGACTTTATGGTCGAAATAG
- a CDS encoding phosphoethanolamine--lipid A transferase, which produces MILQLSRVKLIILTSLFLVFADNYRFFINVTKIYPISTSNMSFLLSIAVVFSCFLVLFFCLFNSRLTLKPVLIFSVLIAAFISYFANSYSTIIDDTMIQNVLETNAGESIDLISTKLLLYLFFLGILPATLIYKVRTPSQTIRRTILTTTATMSLSLLIIIIALLSFSKFYTSFFREHKPLRYYTNPTYAFYSAGKYIGNKFSSGEKQIKTIGLDAKKNESSQGRKLAIIVVGEAARADRFSLNGYEKETNPLLKEEDIINFSNMYSCGTTTAVSVPCMFSYLERKNYSDKKAKSTENILDVLARGGVHILWRDNNSSSKGVADRVRYENYRTPDNNKVCDGECRDMGMLGGLQEFINQQEQGDILIVLHQMGNHGPAYSKRYPQSFEKFKPVCETNQLEECRQEDIGNAYDNAILYTDYFLSQTIELLKKNDGKFQPALIYMSDHGESLGEGGLYLHGMPYFMAPDTQKHVGALMWFGQSSKQNINTERLKQVAGNDFSHDNLFHTLLGLMQIKTALYKEEKDILKSS; this is translated from the coding sequence ATGATCTTACAACTTTCCAGGGTGAAATTAATCATTCTCACCTCATTGTTTTTGGTTTTTGCTGATAACTACAGATTTTTTATCAACGTTACGAAAATTTATCCGATCTCAACGTCCAACATGTCTTTTCTCCTTTCCATCGCAGTCGTTTTCAGTTGTTTTCTGGTCTTATTTTTCTGCCTTTTTAACTCGAGGTTAACTCTCAAACCCGTTCTGATATTTTCTGTTCTGATTGCGGCTTTTATCAGTTATTTTGCCAATTCTTACAGTACGATCATTGATGATACGATGATCCAGAATGTCCTTGAAACAAATGCCGGTGAATCGATCGATCTCATCAGCACCAAGCTCTTGCTCTACCTGTTTTTTCTGGGAATTTTGCCGGCAACTCTCATTTACAAAGTCAGAACACCCTCCCAAACCATCAGGCGGACGATTCTGACAACAACAGCAACAATGTCCCTGTCTCTTCTCATCATCATTATTGCTCTCCTCTCTTTCAGTAAATTCTACACGTCCTTCTTTAGAGAACATAAACCTCTGCGCTATTACACCAATCCAACTTACGCTTTTTATTCAGCAGGAAAATACATTGGAAATAAATTTTCCAGTGGAGAAAAACAGATCAAGACCATTGGTCTGGATGCAAAAAAAAATGAGTCGAGCCAAGGAAGAAAACTTGCAATTATTGTGGTTGGTGAGGCTGCACGTGCAGACAGGTTCTCTCTGAACGGATACGAAAAAGAAACCAATCCTCTCTTGAAAGAAGAAGATATCATTAACTTTTCAAATATGTATTCATGTGGGACAACAACAGCAGTTTCAGTTCCCTGTATGTTTTCGTATCTCGAACGGAAGAACTACAGTGACAAAAAAGCCAAATCAACAGAAAACATCCTTGATGTCCTCGCGAGGGGCGGCGTTCATATTTTGTGGCGGGATAATAATTCCAGCTCAAAAGGGGTAGCCGACCGCGTTCGCTACGAAAACTATCGCACCCCTGATAACAACAAAGTCTGTGACGGTGAATGCCGAGACATGGGAATGTTAGGCGGATTGCAGGAGTTTATCAATCAACAGGAGCAAGGCGATATTTTGATTGTCCTCCATCAGATGGGAAACCATGGACCAGCCTACTCAAAAAGGTACCCACAGTCTTTTGAAAAATTCAAACCGGTGTGCGAAACCAATCAACTTGAAGAATGCCGGCAAGAGGATATTGGCAACGCTTATGATAACGCCATCCTCTATACAGATTACTTCCTGTCACAAACGATAGAGTTGCTCAAGAAAAATGACGGAAAATTTCAACCTGCATTGATTTATATGAGTGATCACGGTGAATCCTTAGGTGAAGGTGGACTTTATCTCCATGGAATGCCTTATTTCATGGCGCCGGACACGCAGAAGCATGTGGGAGCATTGATGTGGTTTGGTCAAAGTTCCAAACAAAACATCAATACTGAGAGGCTCAAACAGGTTGCCGGCAATGATTTTTCTCACGACAATCTTTTTCACACATTGTTAGGGCTTATGCAGATAAAAACAGCTCTGTACAAAGAAGAGAAAGATATTTTAAAATCTTCTTAA
- a CDS encoding LTA synthase family protein, whose amino-acid sequence MKSSRFQLILGIYAFWILLFFLTRLILLLLSWENITPTLYNYLEIFTSGWLFDSAFYAYAMIPAILYIGLLPQRIWAHRFHALWLKLTLFSTIYAACFIAVAEYFFWQEFSVRFNFISIDYLIYRREVTDNIVQSYPVIMILCGLFFVALLLYQPLSTLIQRSLRSQEKFSRRCLIAAILLLLPITGFFTINQELRNISANAYVKELASNGPYQFVAAFRNNELDFQQFYTSLSTRKADTLIRKETAEPNSHFISQAPFDIRREITRTGTEKRSNIILITVESLSSDFLGYFGNNKHLTPNLDALIKKSLFFDNLYATGTRTTRGLEAITLSIPPTPGRSIIKRIGRETNLWSLGNVLNTKGYSSYFLYGGRGYFENMNAFFSGNGYDIVDQSKVPDDEIHFTNAWGMADEDLYRQAIKVADHENQKEKPFFLHLMTTSNHRPYTYPEGRIDIPSGKGRAGAVKYTDYAIGELIRQASEKPWFDNTIFVIVADHQAGSAGKQALPIERYHIPLWIYAPQQIQPEINNSLASQIDLAPTLLGLLNMSYRSCFFGRDLLLAPPERALIANYQNLGLYNGQQLAILGPKERITLLTGYEKDQLSEQLTEKDNPVVQLNISYYQAAASIYKNGINAWSSRNDVPAHTAEL is encoded by the coding sequence ATGAAATCTTCTCGCTTCCAGCTGATCCTTGGTATCTACGCTTTCTGGATCCTGCTGTTTTTTCTAACCCGACTGATCCTTCTGCTTTTAAGCTGGGAAAATATCACGCCGACACTCTACAATTATTTAGAGATTTTCACTTCAGGCTGGCTTTTTGACAGTGCTTTCTATGCCTATGCGATGATTCCTGCCATTCTCTATATTGGCCTTCTGCCACAGAGAATCTGGGCTCATCGCTTCCATGCACTTTGGCTTAAGTTGACTCTGTTCTCAACAATTTATGCTGCCTGCTTCATTGCTGTTGCTGAATATTTCTTTTGGCAGGAGTTCAGTGTCAGATTTAACTTTATCTCTATCGACTATCTGATTTATCGCCGCGAAGTGACGGATAATATTGTCCAGTCCTACCCCGTCATCATGATTCTTTGCGGACTTTTTTTTGTTGCGCTTCTCCTTTACCAACCACTGTCAACTCTGATTCAGAGATCCCTGCGCAGTCAGGAAAAATTCTCCAGACGCTGCCTGATAGCCGCAATTCTGCTGCTGCTACCCATCACCGGATTTTTCACCATCAATCAGGAACTGCGAAACATTTCCGCCAATGCTTACGTCAAAGAGCTGGCAAGTAACGGTCCCTACCAATTTGTCGCCGCATTCAGGAACAATGAACTCGATTTTCAGCAGTTTTATACCTCACTCTCGACAAGGAAGGCTGACACCCTGATCAGAAAGGAAACCGCCGAACCAAACAGTCATTTCATCAGTCAGGCCCCTTTCGACATCCGCCGTGAAATAACCCGCACCGGAACCGAGAAGAGATCCAATATCATCCTCATTACGGTTGAGAGCCTGAGTTCTGATTTCCTTGGTTATTTTGGCAATAACAAACACTTAACCCCCAACCTTGATGCGCTGATAAAGAAAAGTTTGTTTTTTGACAACCTCTATGCAACTGGAACCAGAACCACAAGGGGATTAGAGGCTATTACCCTGTCAATCCCTCCCACCCCCGGGCGTTCAATCATCAAACGCATAGGCCGGGAAACAAACCTCTGGTCGCTTGGAAATGTCCTCAATACAAAAGGATACAGCTCATATTTTCTCTATGGTGGGCGGGGTTACTTCGAAAACATGAATGCTTTTTTTTCAGGGAATGGTTATGACATTGTCGATCAGTCAAAGGTCCCTGATGATGAAATCCATTTTACCAACGCCTGGGGAATGGCTGATGAAGACCTCTACCGGCAAGCGATCAAAGTTGCTGATCATGAAAATCAGAAGGAAAAGCCATTCTTCCTCCATCTGATGACAACTTCTAATCACCGACCTTATACCTACCCTGAAGGAAGAATCGATATTCCATCTGGGAAAGGGCGAGCCGGAGCAGTCAAATATACGGATTACGCCATTGGTGAACTCATCCGGCAGGCCTCTGAGAAACCGTGGTTTGACAACACGATCTTTGTCATTGTTGCCGATCATCAAGCGGGGAGTGCAGGAAAGCAGGCGCTGCCGATTGAGCGTTATCATATCCCTCTCTGGATTTATGCTCCGCAACAGATACAACCGGAAATCAACAACAGTCTTGCCAGCCAGATTGATCTCGCTCCAACACTGCTCGGCCTGTTGAACATGAGTTACCGCTCTTGCTTTTTTGGTCGGGATCTTCTCCTGGCACCGCCAGAACGAGCTCTGATCGCCAATTATCAGAATCTTGGCCTTTACAACGGGCAGCAACTCGCAATTCTGGGCCCAAAAGAACGCATAACTCTGCTGACGGGTTATGAAAAAGATCAGCTATCTGAGCAGCTTACAGAAAAAGACAACCCTGTCGTACAGCTGAATATAAGCTACTACCAAGCGGCTGCTTCCATTTATAAAAACGGCATCAACGCCTGGAGCAGCAGAAATGATGTTCCGGCTCACACAGCCGAACTTTAA
- a CDS encoding TetR/AcrR family transcriptional regulator has protein sequence MNKYQTSDKTRRALIGAAGELAAEEGFSTITTRKIAERSGENIGSIHYHFGSKEKLFEVTLLAACRSWITHPLAEILVDCNLQSKKGQAEAIIRAITRVTNLLFDRDIPGWHCRVVFQVMQTDNNLRDLFSATVMDEELEQIGKLLNAIDPTLSEELRLQHFLLLFIPLYFHADYRSAILQRLGKEEYSEEYLETLRDSCIRQALMRYHLPVE, from the coding sequence GTGAATAAATACCAAACCAGTGATAAAACCAGGCGGGCTTTGATCGGTGCTGCGGGGGAATTGGCTGCTGAAGAAGGGTTTAGTACTATTACCACGCGCAAGATTGCAGAGCGATCCGGAGAGAATATCGGGAGTATTCATTACCACTTTGGCAGTAAAGAAAAGTTGTTTGAAGTAACGTTGTTGGCGGCTTGCAGGAGTTGGATTACTCATCCGTTAGCCGAGATTCTGGTTGATTGTAACTTGCAGAGCAAAAAAGGTCAGGCTGAGGCCATAATCCGGGCTATTACCAGGGTTACCAATCTGCTGTTTGACAGAGACATTCCCGGTTGGCATTGCCGGGTTGTTTTTCAGGTCATGCAAACGGACAACAACCTGCGGGATCTTTTCTCTGCTACGGTTATGGATGAAGAGCTCGAACAGATTGGAAAATTACTCAATGCCATCGATCCGACCTTGAGTGAAGAATTACGGTTACAGCATTTCCTGCTGCTGTTCATCCCCTTGTATTTTCATGCAGATTATCGGAGCGCTATTTTACAACGGCTCGGGAAGGAAGAATATAGCGAAGAGTATCTGGAGACTTTACGTGATAGCTGCATCCGGCAGGCTTTGATGCGATATCATTTGCCGGTCGAATAA
- a CDS encoding efflux RND transporter periplasmic adaptor subunit: MRKQNIIIFTLCLVLLLVGFSAAAEKGSKLQIHGSSFIQSYPGTVISSHQAKLAFRVSGPLIKVLVKPGDKVKKGQLMMQIDPRDFEDSIRVLEAQLAGAEAQRNRALRDFNRAQTLFDQHVSATADFDRAKGAYEVAFSGVAIIEAQLQMARHSLKDTSLRAPYAGVITTQSAENYEMVKAGVEVLAIEDISNMEVEIKIPENEIARYPLQVGQKVKVELAAISDHSFIAKLVEWNSAADPITRTYALRFAFTASPEIHVLPGMTAEVSLINDANQPSSSHAPEQKNASGAIM, encoded by the coding sequence ATGCGTAAACAAAATATTATTATTTTTACTTTATGCCTTGTGCTGCTTCTGGTTGGTTTTTCCGCTGCTGCAGAAAAGGGTTCCAAGTTACAAATTCATGGCAGTTCCTTTATCCAAAGTTATCCCGGAACTGTTATTTCCAGCCATCAGGCCAAGCTGGCGTTTCGGGTTAGTGGGCCGTTGATCAAAGTCTTGGTCAAACCCGGAGACAAGGTGAAAAAAGGGCAGCTGATGATGCAAATCGATCCACGCGATTTCGAGGATAGTATCCGGGTGTTGGAAGCACAATTAGCGGGCGCCGAGGCACAGCGGAACCGTGCCTTGCGTGATTTTAACAGGGCCCAGACTCTGTTTGATCAGCATGTCAGTGCGACAGCCGATTTCGACCGCGCCAAGGGTGCGTACGAAGTTGCTTTTTCCGGCGTTGCTATTATTGAAGCACAGCTGCAGATGGCCCGACATAGCCTGAAGGACACGTCGTTGCGTGCTCCTTATGCGGGGGTGATTACGACCCAGAGTGCAGAAAACTACGAGATGGTCAAAGCTGGTGTAGAAGTTCTTGCCATTGAGGATATTTCCAACATGGAAGTTGAAATTAAAATTCCGGAAAACGAGATTGCCCGTTACCCTTTGCAGGTTGGCCAAAAGGTGAAGGTTGAATTGGCCGCTATTTCGGATCATTCTTTTATCGCCAAACTGGTGGAGTGGAATAGTGCTGCTGATCCAATCACCCGGACCTATGCTCTGCGTTTCGCTTTTACTGCATCGCCGGAAATTCATGTGTTGCCGGGAATGACAGCTGAAGTCAGCCTCATCAATGATGCGAACCAACCATCTTCTTCCCACGCTCCGGAGCAGAAAAATGCATCCGGTGCGATCATGTAG
- a CDS encoding efflux RND transporter permease subunit produces the protein MKSQLFALRKRTLMIVFTILLVAAGVIAYENLGRLEDPTFTIKTAVVATSYPGASPAEVEEEVTDVIEEAIQEMGQVKEIYSTSQEGYSFVYVDMKDTFKSDELPQIWDELRRKVADAQGQLPPGAGPSVVNDDFGDVYGVFFALTGDELTNAELVDYADILKKELLLCDDVAKIDMWGVRQEAIFVEFKQSQLAQLGVTPQQIIGTLQAQNQVLRSGKVQVGDNYLRISPSGDLSSEEKIADLLIGSARGMIRLSDVAYIYRDYIDPPRNILRYNGKAGIGLGIATLDGGNVVTMGDSIQARLKELAPNKPQHVEIHSIYYQSKVVIESVDTFILNLIEAVAIVIVLLMLFMGWRSGMLIGAVLLLTILATFVGMFVLGIDLQKVSLGALILALGMLVDNAIVVADGTLVRMEHGDDVEIAADKTVKATIWPLLGATIVAILAFTAIGFAPGNVGEFCRSLFDVMALSLFISWLLAISVTPLFCVWFLRQASNNDGHSHHRGMNKLYRRTLHLSIHYRWIVIALTSVALGAALFGFSFIPKAFFPDSTQRYFYVNYWNPQGSHINKTAADIEQIDRYIRDQDGVVNTTSFIGEGGMRFIISYDYQTPNSSYGQILVEVDDFHHIDQLLQDIEAYMTDQFPQAEPYAQKIQNGPAITYKIEARFRGPDVAVLKELADKAEQILVDSGNARDLRTDWRQPVEVLRPQFAQTQARYAGITRTDVAHALQWNFNGITAGLYREQDKLIPIVFRSPENERASLDDLANMQIWSSLQNSFVPLRQVITGIVPVTEDALVKRRDRQRTITVQANPISGLPAEFHATVRDQIENIELPVGYSMEWGGEFESSAESQAPLAKVFPLCILGMFLIVVWLFNSFRRPLIIFMTVPLSLIGVTAGLLLTGLPFGFMSILGFLGLSGMLIKNAIVLIDQIEQDLNSGVEPYKAVLDSSVSRMRPVLMASGTTILGMAPLLFDAFYAAMAATIMSGLFAATFLTLIIVPVVYTQVYKIKADKNYV, from the coding sequence ATGAAATCACAACTTTTTGCTCTGCGAAAACGGACTTTGATGATTGTTTTCACCATTTTGTTGGTGGCGGCCGGTGTGATTGCTTACGAGAATCTGGGTCGTTTGGAAGACCCGACTTTTACCATCAAGACCGCCGTGGTGGCAACGAGCTATCCTGGAGCCAGTCCCGCAGAAGTTGAAGAAGAAGTCACCGACGTTATCGAAGAAGCCATCCAGGAAATGGGCCAGGTGAAAGAAATCTATTCCACTTCGCAGGAAGGCTATTCTTTCGTTTATGTTGATATGAAGGATACCTTCAAGTCGGATGAATTACCGCAGATCTGGGATGAACTGCGTCGCAAAGTGGCTGATGCCCAGGGGCAGCTGCCGCCGGGAGCCGGGCCATCGGTCGTCAATGATGATTTTGGTGACGTTTACGGTGTTTTTTTTGCGCTGACAGGGGACGAGCTGACAAATGCCGAACTGGTTGATTATGCCGATATCCTGAAAAAAGAGCTGCTTCTCTGTGATGATGTTGCAAAGATCGATATGTGGGGCGTTCGTCAGGAAGCCATTTTTGTCGAATTCAAACAATCCCAGCTGGCTCAGCTCGGAGTGACTCCACAGCAGATTATAGGGACTCTGCAGGCACAGAATCAGGTTCTGAGAAGCGGCAAGGTTCAGGTGGGTGATAACTATCTACGCATCAGCCCGAGTGGTGATCTGAGCAGTGAGGAAAAGATCGCTGATCTATTAATCGGCAGCGCTCGTGGCATGATCCGTTTAAGTGATGTCGCTTATATTTACCGGGACTATATCGATCCGCCACGCAACATTCTTCGTTACAATGGTAAAGCAGGGATCGGCCTGGGAATCGCTACGCTGGACGGCGGTAATGTTGTGACCATGGGCGATTCTATCCAGGCTCGGCTCAAAGAACTGGCGCCGAACAAACCGCAGCATGTTGAGATTCATTCTATCTATTACCAGAGTAAGGTGGTGATCGAATCTGTCGACACTTTCATACTCAACCTGATCGAAGCCGTCGCCATTGTCATTGTCCTGCTGATGCTGTTTATGGGCTGGAGAAGTGGAATGCTGATTGGAGCAGTGCTGTTGCTGACAATCCTGGCCACCTTTGTTGGTATGTTTGTCTTGGGTATAGATCTGCAAAAGGTCTCACTCGGTGCTTTGATTCTGGCGCTGGGGATGCTGGTAGATAATGCCATTGTCGTAGCTGACGGGACACTGGTGCGGATGGAACATGGTGATGATGTGGAAATCGCAGCGGATAAAACCGTCAAGGCAACCATCTGGCCGTTGCTGGGCGCTACGATCGTAGCAATTCTGGCTTTTACCGCCATCGGCTTTGCCCCGGGAAATGTCGGCGAGTTCTGCCGTTCGTTGTTCGATGTTATGGCCCTGTCACTGTTCATCAGCTGGCTTCTGGCGATCAGTGTGACGCCACTGTTCTGTGTCTGGTTTCTGCGGCAGGCTTCCAACAACGACGGCCATTCACATCACCGGGGCATGAATAAGTTGTATCGGCGTACCCTGCATCTTTCGATTCACTATCGCTGGATTGTGATAGCCTTAACTTCAGTCGCTCTGGGTGCGGCGCTGTTCGGTTTTAGTTTTATCCCCAAGGCCTTTTTCCCTGATTCAACCCAGCGTTATTTTTATGTCAACTACTGGAACCCTCAAGGGTCACATATCAATAAGACAGCTGCTGATATAGAGCAGATCGACCGTTATATTCGTGATCAAGACGGGGTGGTCAATACCACTTCATTTATCGGTGAGGGGGGGATGCGCTTTATCATCAGCTATGATTACCAGACACCGAACAGTTCTTACGGTCAGATTCTGGTAGAAGTGGATGATTTTCATCATATTGATCAGCTTCTGCAAGACATTGAAGCATACATGACAGATCAGTTTCCACAGGCTGAACCGTACGCGCAGAAAATCCAGAACGGTCCGGCAATCACCTATAAAATAGAGGCCCGTTTTCGGGGTCCTGATGTTGCCGTGCTGAAGGAATTGGCAGACAAAGCCGAGCAGATTCTTGTCGATTCCGGTAACGCCCGCGATCTGCGCACCGATTGGCGTCAGCCTGTTGAGGTTTTGCGGCCCCAGTTTGCCCAGACTCAGGCCCGTTACGCTGGGATTACCCGCACTGATGTGGCGCATGCGCTGCAGTGGAATTTTAACGGCATAACAGCGGGTCTTTACCGTGAACAGGATAAATTAATCCCGATTGTGTTCCGTTCTCCTGAAAATGAACGGGCCAGCCTTGATGATCTGGCGAATATGCAGATCTGGAGTTCACTGCAAAACAGCTTCGTCCCTTTACGCCAAGTTATCACCGGGATTGTGCCGGTGACGGAAGATGCGCTGGTTAAGCGACGGGACCGGCAACGGACGATCACTGTGCAGGCTAACCCCATAAGCGGACTGCCTGCAGAATTTCATGCCACGGTTCGGGATCAGATTGAAAATATTGAACTTCCTGTCGGCTACTCAATGGAATGGGGGGGCGAATTTGAAAGTTCAGCAGAAAGTCAGGCGCCACTGGCTAAAGTTTTTCCGCTCTGTATTCTGGGGATGTTTCTGATTGTGGTCTGGTTGTTCAATTCTTTCCGTCGCCCACTGATTATCTTCATGACTGTCCCTCTGTCATTGATTGGGGTGACCGCCGGACTTCTTCTGACCGGATTGCCTTTTGGTTTTATGTCAATACTCGGATTCCTGGGTCTGTCAGGGATGCTGATCAAAAATGCCATTGTTCTGATTGATCAGATTGAGCAGGACCTCAATTCTGGAGTCGAACCGTACAAGGCTGTGCTGGATTCATCAGTCAGCAGAATGCGACCGGTGCTGATGGCTTCTGGAACGACCATTCTCGGTATGGCGCCATTATTGTTTGACGCCTTTTATGCAGCGATGGCAGCGACCATTATGAGCGGTCTGTTTGCCGCAACCTTCCTGACTCTGATCATCGTTCCGGTTGTTTATACTCAGGTTTATAAAATCAAGGCGGATAAAAACTATGTTTAG